In Erythrobacter sp. F6033, a single genomic region encodes these proteins:
- a CDS encoding helix-turn-helix transcriptional regulator, producing the protein MDENQATNPLSSLTQRQAQVLDLALERLENKVIAARLGISERTVEVHIEKAARKLGTSRKNPTVIEYERLLDECGKAERGISRLGKDTAKSKNDNQDATDMSIPDVPVSRLDVLDAQLGGKWWRLAGVVFILVMLLTAARTGLDFAQDHSSYVSQTSKP; encoded by the coding sequence ATGGACGAGAATCAAGCCACCAATCCACTTTCGTCGCTGACGCAGCGCCAAGCTCAAGTGCTCGATCTGGCGCTTGAAAGGCTGGAGAACAAGGTGATCGCCGCTCGCCTAGGCATAAGCGAGCGGACCGTTGAAGTTCATATTGAAAAAGCCGCCCGAAAGCTTGGTACATCCAGGAAGAACCCGACTGTCATCGAATACGAAAGGCTGCTCGACGAGTGCGGAAAAGCCGAACGTGGAATTTCCCGACTTGGAAAAGATACCGCCAAATCCAAAAACGACAATCAAGACGCAACGGATATGTCGATACCCGATGTTCCGGTCTCGCGTCTTGACGTTTTGGACGCTCAGCTTGGCGGCAAATGGTGGCGGTTGGCAGGCGTTGTCTTCATCCTTGTGATGCTGCTGACAGCTGCTCGAACCGGTCTCGACTTTGCACAGGACCACAGCTCATATGTGTCTCAAACGTCTAAACCTTGA
- a CDS encoding TonB-dependent receptor, with translation MKYRNGGASLSAKKARILAGLMTGSAIAFAPGAALAQDGESTAEVANGDEGTEIIVSGIRSSLASALNEQRNADSIVEVIQAEDIGKLPDQNLAEVLENVTGVQITRTAGVGTGVQIRGTNDNQVLINGVKTVSAGTGRGGISFEDINPAIIGSVEVIKAPTADTIEGSVGGTVNLRTIRPLDITDRIVSLRVQGEYSELSDSVTPRISGSFGDVWQVGDGELGIVLSASYSEQEATSFRPRVDRDTVVLTGAGVAADGSPGPAFNYLGIQFLNQELENFEYETINFAGSIEYAPNDNLMFFFDTIYNDQTRTQDSSRVQGSGVSSLRFNNVPDQFETVNFGSLDGVALGSIEAALVGVIEPNLTRDDDDPNLRFSSDTGARVTTSELYRLGTEFETGRFSARLEASRSTSDSSNPNLSTTLNFINPNPLTPLDGSSNDNSVPFRYDLSGGSLTFGVNFDSPFAPTVADLTDLSGANVVLDAVTNSNNRTQNEETAFRIDTTLDLEDLTPFFTSFDLGYRFNDSSTQFDQLRSTFGTGAIANSPSGTLFSDLLVAGPSNFGDADGRELAFRNFVLIDPNRAFSERDAVFAQLQAALDSTPGGQARIASGSRLLSDLDPNASGNLSGSFRIEEKTSAVYGQLNFESGPIRGNIGLRWVSSEIDSFGNTVANGVVSPITSRGSYDEWLPRVNLIADITDDLVFRASYTEDINRPDFNDLSLSVTFPTGPNNPVSLGNPNLAPETVQSYDASLAWYFAPSSLISVGFFHKDRTNLFVTQVEDAVEDANGFRDITDPCEGGGIFNPVPDRNVLSPTIGNGLCVPLQTIINDTATTTQTGIEVAFQYDLSQFEDVLGFASGFGVIANYTYQEFGGGQATNSNSGRGEDIFQAINPSIAVPVTAVQGLLDFSENAYNATLYYEKYGLSARARYTWRDAFRTLDTAGGASLNSTLGFPTVTEARGQLNASVTYDVTEWLNIGAEGVNLTKSDITQRCVNSGALLCFQGLPDRRITFGATLRF, from the coding sequence ATGAAGTATCGGAACGGAGGCGCGAGCCTGTCCGCAAAGAAGGCGCGCATTCTTGCGGGCTTGATGACTGGTTCGGCCATCGCATTTGCTCCAGGAGCAGCGCTTGCCCAAGACGGCGAATCAACGGCCGAAGTTGCCAATGGCGACGAAGGTACAGAGATCATTGTCAGCGGCATTCGCAGCTCGCTTGCGAGCGCGCTCAACGAACAACGTAACGCAGATAGCATCGTCGAAGTCATCCAAGCGGAAGACATCGGTAAACTGCCAGACCAAAACCTTGCAGAAGTGCTCGAAAACGTAACCGGCGTTCAGATTACCCGTACTGCGGGTGTCGGCACCGGCGTCCAGATCCGTGGTACCAACGATAACCAGGTTCTGATCAACGGCGTCAAAACCGTTTCCGCAGGTACAGGCCGCGGCGGCATCAGCTTTGAAGACATCAACCCGGCCATTATCGGCTCGGTCGAAGTCATCAAGGCACCTACTGCTGACACGATCGAAGGTTCTGTCGGTGGTACAGTGAACCTGCGCACAATTCGCCCGCTCGACATCACCGACCGGATCGTCTCGCTGCGCGTTCAAGGCGAATACAGCGAACTTTCCGATAGCGTAACTCCGCGCATCTCGGGCAGCTTCGGCGATGTCTGGCAGGTGGGTGACGGCGAGCTCGGCATCGTTCTCAGCGCAAGCTATTCCGAACAGGAAGCAACCTCGTTCCGTCCACGTGTCGACCGTGACACCGTGGTTCTGACAGGTGCGGGCGTTGCTGCTGACGGATCACCTGGCCCGGCGTTTAACTATCTCGGCATTCAATTCCTCAACCAAGAACTCGAAAACTTCGAGTATGAGACCATCAACTTCGCCGGTTCGATCGAATACGCGCCGAACGATAATCTGATGTTCTTCTTCGACACGATCTACAACGATCAAACGCGGACGCAGGACAGTTCGCGCGTTCAAGGTTCGGGCGTCAGCTCGCTGCGCTTCAACAACGTGCCCGATCAGTTTGAAACTGTGAACTTCGGTTCGCTGGACGGTGTCGCACTGGGTTCAATCGAAGCAGCGCTCGTTGGCGTCATCGAGCCAAACCTTACACGCGACGATGATGATCCAAACCTGCGCTTTTCAAGCGACACAGGCGCGCGTGTAACGACCAGCGAACTCTACCGCCTTGGTACCGAGTTTGAAACTGGCCGCTTCTCTGCCCGTCTCGAAGCATCGCGTTCGACATCAGATTCGAGCAACCCGAATTTGAGCACCACGCTCAACTTTATCAACCCGAACCCGCTGACCCCTCTTGACGGATCGAGCAACGACAACAGCGTTCCCTTCCGTTATGATCTCTCGGGCGGTTCGCTGACATTCGGTGTGAACTTTGACTCGCCATTTGCACCAACGGTCGCTGATCTGACCGATCTTAGCGGTGCCAACGTTGTGCTGGATGCGGTTACAAACAGCAACAACCGCACGCAGAACGAAGAAACCGCTTTCCGCATCGACACCACGCTCGATCTGGAAGACCTCACTCCGTTCTTCACCTCGTTCGATCTGGGTTATCGTTTCAACGATTCCTCGACACAGTTTGACCAGCTCCGCTCCACATTCGGAACGGGCGCGATTGCAAACAGCCCAAGCGGTACACTGTTCTCCGATCTGCTTGTCGCTGGCCCAAGCAACTTTGGTGATGCCGATGGGCGCGAGCTTGCGTTCCGCAACTTCGTATTGATCGATCCAAACCGTGCGTTCTCTGAGCGTGATGCGGTGTTCGCCCAACTTCAGGCAGCATTGGATTCGACGCCGGGCGGTCAGGCTCGCATCGCGAGCGGTAGCCGTTTGCTCAGCGATCTGGATCCAAACGCATCTGGTAACCTGTCCGGCTCGTTCCGTATCGAAGAGAAAACCAGCGCCGTTTACGGGCAGTTGAACTTCGAAAGCGGCCCAATCCGCGGCAATATCGGTCTGCGTTGGGTCAGCTCGGAAATCGACTCGTTCGGTAACACAGTCGCCAATGGCGTCGTTTCTCCGATCACCTCGCGCGGCAGCTATGATGAATGGCTTCCACGTGTAAACCTGATTGCGGATATCACCGATGATCTCGTGTTCCGCGCAAGCTACACCGAGGACATCAACCGTCCGGACTTTAACGATCTGTCGCTTTCGGTGACATTCCCGACCGGGCCGAACAATCCAGTGTCACTCGGCAACCCGAACTTGGCACCGGAAACCGTGCAATCCTATGATGCTTCGCTGGCATGGTATTTTGCACCGTCGTCTCTGATCAGTGTCGGCTTCTTCCATAAGGATCGTACGAACCTGTTCGTGACCCAAGTTGAAGATGCAGTCGAAGATGCCAACGGCTTCCGCGACATCACCGACCCATGCGAAGGTGGCGGTATCTTTAACCCGGTTCCAGATCGCAACGTCCTGTCGCCAACGATCGGCAATGGCCTTTGTGTTCCGCTGCAAACCATCATCAATGACACGGCAACGACGACCCAGACCGGTATCGAAGTTGCGTTCCAGTACGATCTTTCGCAGTTCGAAGACGTTCTGGGCTTTGCATCGGGCTTTGGTGTGATCGCCAACTACACCTACCAAGAATTTGGTGGCGGTCAGGCGACCAACAGCAACTCCGGTCGCGGCGAAGACATCTTCCAAGCGATCAACCCAAGCATCGCGGTTCCAGTAACCGCGGTTCAGGGTCTGCTCGACTTCTCCGAAAATGCGTACAACGCGACGCTTTACTACGAGAAGTACGGCCTGTCGGCTCGCGCACGTTACACATGGCGTGATGCTTTCCGTACGCTGGATACAGCAGGCGGCGCATCGCTCAACTCGACCCTCGGTTTCCCGACAGTGACGGAAGCCCGTGGTCAGCTGAACGCGAGTGTCACCTATGACGTGACCGAATGGCTGAACATTGGCGCAGAAGGTGTGAACCTGACCAAATCCGACATCACACAACGCTGTGTGAATTCGGGCGCGCTGCTTTGCTTCCAAGGCCTTCCGGATCGCCGCATCACTTTCGGTGCGACACTGCGCTTCTAA
- a CDS encoding TonB-dependent receptor — protein sequence MTVRATSRGASARISISATLLAGAAFVGAPALAQDQAADEEPVEVAEQDGGIVVTGIRGTIQGSIEEKRNSTEVFDALSANEIGDLPALSIGEALETLTGAGSHREQGGATEISIRGLGPFLSSTVINGRIASNGSGDRSVNFSQFPSELFDKVGIYKTQAASYVEGGVAGQIVLETIKPVDYGKQRIQGEFKLNINPDNLDIDPDQRFQKFGYRATGSYVDQWQLGDGEFGIALGYQRNSTTNPEQEANVSNTIRACVIDPSTTSDGVFDDGNCDTSSGTIDGLRDGTVDLPFVIARNSYALRSNITEDTRDAVFGAIQYKPSPRVDINADFQYSKRLFKEQRSDLNFAEGRRIDGPGDPNKIPGVELTFTESGALRSFTNEQRVEAVSEYLERDEEYYGGGLSIDAQVSDRLTVSLDASYSRTQRVEEAVQIRFRTEDGESIFGNTDADGNPFFPEAFESDQTPNAGRTNGTDDRIETAVLIQQNGSEGLNFITQNFDVTDYTLFANDPRLRADLEQDRFNEIWAFRGDLEYEMDGFFSSIMGGARYQELVYRDVPGARGSADDNLSRFEETYNDTDGSGALFVANQECRTSFPETGFLGSISGGNPLITNVDLDGNVLSTSNTFATFDALCIAQVLEREDPRGLQFDEDGVPIYLTGDFDSIDNTDVEETSWAAYAQANFDGDLGSLPIRGNVGVRVVGTDITTRGFRADLSVLFTAADPTDPNSADEFTVVQDTGTLVTNVTRGSYTEVLPSFNLVAEFQPDLLGRVGLYRSLSRPDPSDLGNGRTFNTNNDEFTTAQQALTGGIDSVTATGNPATDPLLSWNVDVGLEWYPNADTILAFNAYYKSFNGGFETAAITETFNIEGNVVDLPVLTINTTDETSTIYGIEVTAAHRFSYLPAPLDGLGFKLSYNYADSNFEFEDDTLGAITTVDVNNVQTTSNGLIPPSNLFGFSEHVFSGQVYYEIGDFDFQGVYKYRSDYFQQFVSTPGRVRYVDDVGVFEARMSYELNSNVRFSVEGINLFNEPRTNFRGAPDDFGAIQVYGPRYFAGVRVKF from the coding sequence ATGACTGTTCGTGCTACTTCGCGCGGCGCTTCGGCGCGCATTTCCATATCAGCTACTCTATTGGCGGGGGCCGCATTTGTGGGTGCGCCAGCGCTTGCGCAGGATCAGGCTGCAGATGAAGAGCCGGTCGAAGTGGCGGAGCAAGATGGTGGCATTGTTGTTACCGGTATCCGCGGCACTATTCAGGGTTCGATCGAAGAAAAGCGCAATTCGACAGAAGTGTTCGACGCGCTTTCTGCCAATGAGATTGGCGATCTTCCCGCGCTCTCGATCGGTGAAGCTCTTGAGACGCTAACTGGTGCCGGTTCGCACCGTGAGCAAGGCGGCGCTACCGAGATTTCGATTCGCGGTTTGGGTCCGTTTTTGAGTTCGACTGTTATCAACGGCCGCATTGCCTCGAACGGTTCCGGAGATCGCTCAGTCAACTTCAGCCAATTCCCTTCCGAGCTGTTTGACAAGGTGGGCATCTATAAAACGCAGGCGGCCAGCTATGTCGAAGGCGGCGTCGCAGGCCAGATCGTTCTCGAAACGATCAAGCCTGTCGATTATGGCAAGCAGCGTATCCAGGGTGAGTTCAAGCTCAATATCAACCCGGACAATCTGGATATTGATCCAGACCAGCGTTTCCAAAAATTCGGTTACCGTGCAACCGGCAGCTATGTTGATCAATGGCAGCTCGGCGATGGCGAGTTTGGTATTGCGCTTGGGTATCAGCGCAACTCCACGACCAATCCAGAGCAAGAGGCAAACGTTTCCAATACGATCCGTGCCTGTGTGATTGATCCAAGTACGACCAGCGACGGCGTGTTCGATGACGGGAACTGCGACACCAGCAGTGGCACGATTGACGGTTTGCGTGATGGCACGGTTGATCTGCCATTTGTGATTGCGCGCAACAGCTATGCTTTGCGTTCGAACATCACCGAAGATACGCGTGACGCTGTCTTTGGGGCGATCCAGTACAAGCCAAGCCCACGCGTCGACATCAACGCCGATTTCCAATATTCGAAGCGCCTTTTCAAAGAGCAGCGTAGCGATCTGAACTTTGCTGAAGGTCGCCGGATTGATGGTCCGGGTGATCCGAACAAGATCCCTGGTGTCGAGCTGACCTTTACCGAAAGCGGCGCTTTGCGTTCATTCACTAACGAGCAGCGCGTTGAGGCTGTGAGTGAATATCTCGAGCGTGACGAAGAGTATTATGGTGGCGGCCTCTCGATTGATGCGCAGGTCAGTGACCGTTTGACCGTATCACTTGATGCTTCTTACTCGCGCACTCAGCGGGTTGAAGAGGCGGTTCAAATCCGCTTCCGCACCGAGGATGGTGAGAGCATTTTCGGAAATACCGATGCGGACGGCAACCCGTTCTTCCCAGAAGCGTTCGAAAGCGATCAGACGCCTAACGCTGGTCGCACCAACGGTACGGATGACCGGATTGAGACCGCAGTTCTTATCCAGCAGAATGGATCTGAAGGTCTGAACTTCATCACTCAGAACTTCGATGTGACTGATTACACTCTGTTCGCGAACGATCCTCGTTTGCGTGCCGATCTTGAGCAGGATCGTTTCAATGAAATCTGGGCTTTCCGCGGCGATCTCGAATATGAGATGGATGGCTTCTTCAGCTCGATCATGGGCGGTGCCCGTTATCAGGAACTGGTCTATCGCGACGTGCCGGGTGCCCGGGGTAGCGCGGATGACAATCTGAGCCGGTTCGAGGAAACATATAACGACACCGATGGTTCAGGCGCGCTTTTCGTGGCCAACCAAGAATGCCGTACAAGCTTCCCGGAAACCGGGTTCCTTGGCTCGATCTCGGGTGGCAACCCTCTGATCACCAATGTCGACCTTGACGGAAATGTTCTCAGCACATCGAACACTTTTGCGACCTTCGATGCACTTTGCATCGCGCAGGTGCTTGAACGCGAAGATCCGCGCGGTCTCCAGTTCGACGAAGACGGTGTTCCGATTTATCTAACCGGCGACTTCGACTCGATCGACAACACCGATGTCGAGGAAACGAGTTGGGCGGCCTACGCTCAGGCTAATTTCGATGGTGATCTCGGTAGTCTGCCGATCCGAGGTAACGTAGGTGTCCGGGTCGTTGGTACAGACATCACGACAAGGGGTTTCCGTGCTGATTTGTCCGTTCTGTTTACCGCAGCAGATCCAACCGATCCCAACTCGGCCGATGAATTCACGGTTGTTCAGGATACGGGGACACTTGTTACCAACGTAACGCGTGGTTCTTACACCGAGGTTCTGCCTAGCTTTAACCTTGTAGCCGAGTTCCAGCCTGATCTTCTTGGTCGTGTCGGACTGTATCGTTCGCTTTCGCGCCCAGATCCTTCGGATCTCGGTAATGGACGGACTTTCAACACCAACAACGATGAATTCACCACCGCGCAGCAGGCTCTGACTGGCGGCATCGATAGTGTGACGGCCACTGGTAACCCGGCTACCGACCCGCTATTGTCCTGGAATGTGGATGTTGGCCTCGAATGGTATCCGAACGCGGATACGATCCTTGCCTTCAATGCATATTACAAAAGCTTCAACGGTGGTTTTGAAACGGCGGCCATTACGGAAACCTTCAACATTGAAGGTAACGTGGTTGATCTGCCGGTTCTGACAATCAACACAACTGATGAAACCAGCACCATCTACGGCATCGAAGTCACAGCAGCGCACCGGTTTAGCTATCTGCCTGCTCCGCTTGATGGTCTCGGTTTTAAACTGAGCTACAACTATGCGGACTCAAACTTCGAATTCGAAGATGATACGCTGGGCGCGATCACGACAGTTGATGTGAACAACGTTCAGACAACCAGCAATGGTTTGATCCCGCCTTCGAACCTGTTTGGTTTTTCCGAGCACGTGTTCTCCGGTCAGGTCTACTATGAAATCGGCGATTTCGACTTCCAAGGAGTCTACAAATACCGGAGCGACTACTTCCAGCAGTTCGTCTCCACTCCGGGCCGCGTTCGGTATGTCGATGACGTAGGCGTCTTCGAAGCGCGTATGTCTTATGAGTTGAACAGCAACGTCCGGTTCTCGGTCGAAGGGATCAACCTCTTCAACGAGCCGCGCACCAACTTCCGCGGCGCACCGGACGATTTTGGCGCGATCCAAGTGTATGGCCCGCGTTACTTTGCTGGTGTTCGGGTCAAGTTCTGA
- a CDS encoding FadR/GntR family transcriptional regulator: MSGKRLFQSVAEQIAELIDEGAFPPGTRLPGERELAEKLGVSRVTIREAEIALQAVGRLEIKTGSGVYVSEEQPQEKAALPSVSAFEVTEARLLVESEAAALAAHNISDAGIARLKALIEQMRTGDEAEADAADEQFHQVIAEASNNAAMVHTVQSLWRMREEIPDVKATYQAVCIHDAESRTAEHEAVFFALRDRDPAGARSAMREHFHRLIEAMLDATERMALEEVQEQVSKSRERFAAAAKIG; the protein is encoded by the coding sequence ATGAGCGGTAAGCGACTTTTCCAGTCAGTGGCTGAGCAAATTGCTGAGTTGATTGATGAGGGGGCATTCCCTCCGGGCACGCGATTGCCGGGAGAGCGCGAACTTGCTGAAAAGCTTGGGGTTAGCCGCGTAACCATCCGCGAGGCAGAGATCGCTTTGCAGGCCGTTGGCCGGCTCGAGATTAAAACTGGCTCGGGTGTCTACGTCAGTGAAGAGCAGCCTCAGGAAAAAGCTGCGCTGCCATCTGTAAGCGCGTTTGAAGTGACTGAAGCGCGCTTGCTGGTCGAATCCGAGGCTGCTGCTCTTGCTGCACATAATATCAGCGATGCAGGGATTGCCCGGTTGAAGGCGCTGATCGAGCAGATGCGGACTGGTGATGAGGCTGAGGCCGATGCTGCCGATGAGCAGTTCCACCAAGTGATTGCAGAGGCATCCAACAATGCCGCCATGGTTCACACCGTGCAATCATTGTGGCGGATGCGCGAAGAGATTCCGGATGTGAAGGCTACGTATCAAGCTGTTTGTATCCATGACGCAGAATCGCGAACGGCCGAGCATGAGGCCGTGTTTTTCGCATTGCGCGATCGCGATCCAGCCGGAGCGCGAAGTGCGATGCGAGAGCACTTTCATCGGCTGATCGAGGCGATGCTCGATGCAACCGAACGCATGGCGCTCGAGGAAGTGCAAGAGCAGGTTTCAAAGAGCCGCGAGCGCTTCGCTGCAGCCGCAAAAATTGGCTAG